From the Xenorhabdus ishibashii genome, one window contains:
- the nhaA gene encoding Na+/H+ antiporter NhaA: protein MTAIIRQFLKLEAAGGILLIIAAIIALVMANTPLQGIYHQFLNLPVAVQFAALEINKPLLLWINDGLMSVFFLIVGLEVKRELMEGSLAGRDKAIFPAIAALGGMLAPALIYLLFNGSDEITQQGWAIPCATDIAFALGIMALLGKRVPTALKVFLLALAIIDDLGVIIIIALFYTKTVSLAALGLATAMIGLLAWMNWKGIAKTSAYLIVGAVLWVCILKSGVHATLAGVIVGFLIPLRDKKGESPSETLEHELHSWVAYLILPLFAFANAGVSLQGVTLDGLTSILPIGIALGLFIGKPLGIFLFSWISVKLGIAKLPEKIGMRQIFAVSVLCGIGFTMSIFISGLAFEGLNDTFNTYSRLGILIGSTTAAVVGYGLLTILLPKKKRGQK, encoded by the coding sequence ATGACTGCAATCATTCGCCAATTTTTGAAATTAGAAGCTGCTGGAGGGATCCTTCTCATTATAGCGGCCATTATTGCGCTGGTTATGGCGAATACGCCATTGCAGGGTATTTATCATCAATTTCTCAACCTTCCTGTTGCAGTGCAATTCGCAGCGCTGGAAATCAACAAACCATTATTACTCTGGATCAATGATGGGTTAATGTCCGTATTTTTTCTCATTGTCGGGCTGGAAGTGAAACGGGAACTCATGGAAGGCTCACTTGCTGGTCGCGACAAAGCCATTTTCCCCGCCATTGCTGCACTTGGGGGGATGTTAGCTCCGGCATTGATCTATCTGCTGTTTAATGGCAGTGATGAAATCACCCAACAAGGTTGGGCAATTCCCTGCGCAACAGATATTGCTTTTGCACTAGGGATCATGGCGTTGTTGGGGAAACGTGTTCCCACCGCATTAAAAGTCTTTTTGCTTGCGCTGGCGATCATTGATGATTTGGGTGTCATCATCATTATCGCTTTGTTCTATACCAAAACAGTATCCCTCGCAGCATTAGGCTTGGCTACAGCCATGATTGGATTATTGGCCTGGATGAATTGGAAAGGAATAGCTAAAACATCCGCTTATCTGATTGTTGGTGCTGTTTTATGGGTGTGCATCTTGAAATCAGGTGTTCATGCCACACTGGCCGGCGTGATTGTTGGATTCTTGATCCCCCTTAGAGATAAAAAAGGTGAGTCACCCTCTGAAACTCTGGAGCATGAACTGCATTCATGGGTTGCTTATCTCATTCTGCCACTATTTGCTTTTGCCAATGCAGGTGTCTCACTACAGGGTGTTACATTAGATGGTTTAACCAGTATATTGCCGATAGGCATTGCACTTGGTCTGTTTATTGGTAAACCGTTGGGCATTTTCCTGTTTAGCTGGATTTCGGTAAAACTGGGGATCGCCAAATTGCCGGAAAAAATTGGCATGAGACAAATCTTCGCTGTTTCCGTATTGTGTGGAATCGGTTTTACCATGTCTATCTTTATCTCCGGTCTGGCGTTTGAAGGCCTCAATGATACCTTCAACACTTATTCCCGCTTAGGTATATTGATTGGTTCCACAACCGCGGCTGTTGTTGGTTATGGATTACTCACCATACTGTTACCGAAGAAAAAACGTGGTCAAAAATAG
- a CDS encoding DMT family transporter: MTTLLFLFVLGAALLHASWNALVKISADRFLGISIIVFFAGIIATLGLFWVGLPSLSSLPWLIVSAVLHTAYCLFLSRSYATGDLGQVYPIARGCAPLITALFSWVILQEILPPLAMLGVGLIIVGIMLIAFPYGKNSLQLDRKTLIAAITTSVFTAGYTLSDGAGSRASDNALTYILWLFAINGWVMGAIMYFRYWNTAGRLLHQHWKQGILGGLMQLLSYGIVIWAMGHAPIVLIAALRETSVLFAMLLSVVILREPFNKMRLLACIVIVAGVIGTKLG, encoded by the coding sequence ATGACAACGTTACTTTTCCTGTTTGTCCTTGGCGCTGCGTTGTTACATGCCAGTTGGAATGCTTTAGTTAAAATTAGCGCAGATCGGTTCTTGGGCATTTCAATCATTGTCTTCTTTGCCGGAATTATCGCCACATTGGGACTGTTTTGGGTTGGATTGCCATCATTATCCTCTCTGCCGTGGTTAATCGTCTCTGCTGTTTTACATACGGCTTATTGTCTGTTTTTAAGCCGCTCTTATGCTACTGGAGATTTGGGTCAGGTATATCCAATTGCCAGAGGTTGTGCGCCACTCATTACCGCTTTATTTAGTTGGGTCATCTTGCAGGAAATATTGCCGCCCCTTGCCATGTTGGGAGTAGGGCTAATTATCGTGGGGATTATGTTAATTGCTTTTCCATACGGGAAAAATTCTCTTCAACTGGATCGCAAAACGTTAATTGCAGCAATCACAACATCGGTATTTACCGCTGGTTATACTTTATCCGATGGAGCAGGCTCCAGAGCCAGCGATAATGCTTTGACCTATATCTTATGGCTGTTTGCGATTAATGGCTGGGTAATGGGCGCGATTATGTATTTCCGATATTGGAATACTGCCGGAAGGTTGCTTCATCAACACTGGAAACAGGGAATATTGGGTGGGCTGATGCAATTACTAAGTTATGGTATCGTGATTTGGGCAATGGGGCATGCGCCCATCGTGCTGATTGCGGCATTGCGCGAAACTAGCGTGTTATTTGCAATGTTGTTGTCTGTCGTTATCTTGCGGGAACCGTTTAACAAAATGCGATTATTAGCTTGTATTGTGATTGTGGCTGGGGTTATTGGTACGAAGCTAGGATAA